In Nymphaea colorata isolate Beijing-Zhang1983 chromosome 5, ASM883128v2, whole genome shotgun sequence, one genomic interval encodes:
- the LOC116254520 gene encoding uncharacterized protein LOC116254520 — protein MAEVHPKKRTQRRGKEEVVESSRSMFSIPQGNEPKTKQVSAAVKLLNPAFGDHYSRKPLGDNVKKVSSRPMKMLIAEEMEKETECGRRSPSIIARLMGLDTLPAQQVESKQKRRAVETAYQTSTFDKQQNRSDALLHAYERYPGESILHKIHPSHVHAMEHQEFKDVFEVQETSKAHKQHYFGHRSSKRSSKLPEAEMEFVRQKLVDGKHLSTDEKLWRSKGFHDVPDDLDSKKDLFLRVLQEPDSLFTKHLHNLQTRPSPTVPNHITVLRSRTRMELEISDNYSNGGIYWKSEQQTEGRINMQKGGGGCPLNHNVAHFSGGGSSVCLHRPCQLQSLKGDNHSMATRIVVLKPSQRMSHPEAKVFSSECTCTEHRMHRVRRSSRQDLFEEAINWQRLSRNSSRINEGSVRPKPRGSREIARAVTRQLRQSVHRSSSVQHSYNLSKEDSVYHSGSFAHCQWPHELSSRFTPSYFPESPGNMEARKHLSDRWKTAQSNGERGHHGGSSSTLGEMLGLPEPNNEKGKPFLTLGEVIGQDGCNYVSVGKEGLTGCGCSTDQSNWQFGQDSHARRMRRPRAVPFLTEGCRHLKATGRFSSVDDIANDLIAREVISPMPEWSSSSRWQPDLEEKPFTKNWNLGGDDGSGSSKSTKPNDDHLLSAKKCSTSHHSSSIDGGGSGVGKRLLSDSCSLLLSDLTQDRKQLKESVSVHESYSEAAADRHDTLIYQDLEPSDHATVLRKGCSRADSLDHDNSIGEVSSSDHCITSPRSCVTQNGPDDAGHGSLQKDTAEQPSPVSILEPPFEEEFSSSECFEKISAGLDGLRKQLHLLRMKTLQKDDAEDSDCESSVSEDLTDSCCSNADEAESKEEENMEFSFLRDTLLNSGFDREQNILSNTWYSPERPLDPCLFDQLDKKYGEQGKLYTATAKNVRSLRSERRLLFDRINEGLAEILRPCMEMYPCSNVKVRSRMLLRWGGRQLTEELWELIQTGMTMQSSETEDGDEFIETMVRKDLAGHGDWFKLAENVELIGSEIEQALLSELMVEMATDLHVR, from the exons ATGGCGGAGGTTCATCCGAAGAAGAGGACGCAGCGGCGAGGGAAGGAGGAGGTTGTTGAGAGTTCCAGAAGCATGTTCTCGATCCCTCAAG GTAATGAACCCAAAACAAAGCAGGTCAGTGCAGCAGTGAAGTTGTTGAATCCTGCCTTTGGTGATCACTATTCTAGGAAACCC CTTGGCGATAATGTGAAAAAGGTTTCTTCAAGGCCTATGAAGATGCTAATTGCTGAAGAGATGGAAAAAGAAACGGAGTGCGGTCGTCGTTCTCCAAGTATAATTGCAAGGTTGATGGGTCTTGATACACTGCCTGCACAGCAAGTGGAATCGAAACAGAAGCGAAGAGCTGTGGAAACTGCATATCAGACTTCAACATTTGATAAGCAACAAAACCGATCTGATGCATTGCTCCATGCCTATGAACGGTATCCTGGTGAAAGCATTTTGCATAAGATTCATCCCTCACATGTGCATGCCATGGAACATCAGGAGTTTAAAGATGTCTTTGAAGTTCAGGAGACGTCAAAGGCTCACAAACAACATTACTTTGGACATCGCAGTAGCAAAAGAAGCTCAAAACTACCAGAAGCAGAGATGGAATTTGTGAGGCAAAAACTGGTGGATGGAAAGCATCTCTCAACAGATGAGAAACTTTGGCGTTCAAAAGGGTTCCATGATGTACCAGATGATTTGGATTCTAAAAAAGATCTGTTCCTGAGGGTACTTCAGGAACCTGATTCATTATTCACAAAGCATCTTCACAATTTGCAGACCAGGCCATCCCCCACTGTGCCAAACCATATAACGGTTTTAAGATCAAGGACTAGAATGGAACTAGAAATTTCAGATAATTACAGTAATGGGGGCATATACTGGAAGTCTGAGCAACAGACTGAAGGGCGAATAAACATGCAGAAAGGTGGTGGTGGCTGTCCACTGAATCACAACGTTGCACATTTTTCTGGTGGAGGAAGTTCTGTTTGTCTACATAGACCTTGTCAACTACAAAGCCTTAAAGGTGATAACCATTCAATGGCTACAAGAATAGTTGTTCTGAAGCCTAGTCAACGGATGTCACATCCAGAGGCTAAGGTTTTCTCATCAGAATGTACCTGTACCGAACACAGAATGCATAGAGTTCGAAGATCTAGCAGGCAGGATTTGTTTGAGGAAGCTATTAACTGGCAGAGATTATCCAGAAACAGTTCAAGAATCAATGAGGGATCTGTTAGACCAAAGCCACGGGGTTCAAGGGAAATAGCTAGGGCAGTCACGAGGCAATTAAGACAAAGTGTTCACAGGAGCTCCAGCGTCCAGCACTCCTACAACTTGTCAAAGGAAGACTCCGTTTATCATTCAGGATCATTTGCCCATTGCCAGTGGCCACATGAACTGAGCAGCAGGTTTACCCCATCTTATTTTCCGGAGTCACCAGGCAACATGGAAGCTAGGAAGCACCTCTCTGATAGGTGGAAGACAGCACAGAGCAATGGCGAACGAGGACATCATGGAGGAAGTTCTAGCACCCTCGGTGAGATGCTGGGCCTGCCAGAACCAAATAATGAGAAGGGAAAGCCTTTCCTTACCTTAGGGGAGGTGATAGGCCAGGACGGCTGTAACTATGTTTCAGTTGGAAAAGAGGGATTGACAGGCTGTGGCTGCAGTACAGACCAAAGCAACTGGCAGTTTGGTCAAGATAGTCATGCTCGAAGAATGCGGAGGCCAAGGGCAGTTCCGTTCTTGACTGAAGGGTGTAGACATCTTAAAGCAACTGGCAGATTTAGTTCTGTTGATGATATTGCAAATGATCTGATTGCAAGGGAAGTTATTTCACCAATGCCTGAATGGTCATCTTCCTCAAGATGGCAGCCTGACTTGGAGGAGAAACCTTTCACCAAAAATTGGAATTTGGGTGGTGACGATGGATCTGGTTCATCAAAGTCAACAAAGCCAAATGATGACCATTTGTTGTCAGCAAAGAAATGCTCAACATCACATCATTCTTCAAGTATTGATGGTGGTGGGAGTGGCGTTGGTAAAAGACTTTTGTCTGACAGCTGCTCTTTGTTGCTGAGTGATCTGACACAGGATAGAAAGCAGCTGAAAGAGTCTGTTTCAGTTCATGAAAGCTATTCCGAGGCAGCCGCTGATCGTCATGATACACTTATTTATCAAGATTTGGAGCCATCAGATCATGCAACAGTTTTGAGGAAAGGTTGCAGCCGTGCTGATTCTCTTGACCATGACAATAGCATTGGCGAG GTTTCATCATCAGATCATTGTATAACATCACCACGTTCGTGTGTGACCCAAAATGGGCCAGATGATGCTGGACATGGCTCTCTGCAAAAGGATACTGCGGAACAGCCGAGCCCTGTCTCTATCCTGGAACCACCTTTTGAAGAAGAGTTTTCCAGTTCAGAATGCTTCGAGAAGATTAGTGCTGGTTTGGACG GGCTTCGCAAACAACTGCACCTTCTCAGGATGAAAACGTTGCAGAAAGATGACGCAGAAGACTCGGACTGCGAGTCATCGGTTTCTGAGGATCTCACGGATAGCTGCTGCAGCAATGCGGATGAAGCAGAATCCAAGGAGGAAGAGAACATGGAATTCTCATTCTTACGTGATACGCTGCTGAATTCAGGCTTTGACAGAGAACAGAATATCCTGTCAAACACATGGTATTCGCCGGAGCGGCCATTAGACCCATGCTTGTTCGACCAATTGGATAAGAAATATGGTGAGCAGGGGAAATTGTACACTGCGACTGCCAAGAATGTAAGGTCGCTACGGTCAGAAAGAAGGCTTCTATTTGACCGTATAAATGAGGGCCTCGCAGAAATACTGAGGCCTTGCATGGAGATGTATCCATGCTCGAATGTGAAGGTTAGGAGCAGGATGCTGCTGAGGTGGGGAGGACGGCAGTTGACAGAGGAGCTCTGGGAGCTAATACAGACCGGCATGACCATGCAGAGCAGCGAGACGGAGGACGGTGACGAGTTTATAGAGACAATGGTGAGGAAGGACCTCGCTGGGCACGGGGACTGGTTCAAGTTGGCAGAGAATGTTGAGCTGATCGGTTCAGAGATTGAGCAAGCTCTGTTATCGGAGCTCATGGTGGAAATGGCTACTGATCTTCATGTACGTTAA
- the LOC116254896 gene encoding dirigent protein 25-like: protein MAQFKAASLSMLGFMALLALTLAPAICARTLLDEGPGPLAPLPSPLDAPTTPLPDPPVVGPAVVPETTPGGDHSLTFYMHDILGGTHPTARAVTGIVNSVAAAGMLAFAQPTDVFLGNGGVPLPNANGQNVDTNGGTVQSFLTGLGGVTALQVGSAAGGQNQPFVNGGQLPLGATLEKLEFGTITVIDDQLTQGDELGSPVVGKAQGFYVASSEDGSSQTLAFTALLESGGFADSLSFFGVHRTAVSESYIAVIGGTGKYVNAKGHASIRTLPPVNTHETDGAQTVLQFEVYLSY, encoded by the coding sequence atggCACAGTTTAAGGCTGCCTCTCTCTCCATGCTTGGGTTCATGGCCTTGCTAGCACTCACACTTGCCCCAGCCATCTGCGCTCGAACCCTCCTAGACGAGGGTCCCGGACCGCTCGCACCCTTGCCGAGCCCACTAGACGCACCCACCACACCATTGCCCGACCCACCAGTCGTGGGTCCCGCTGTGGTCCCAGAAACGACGCCAGGTGGAGACCACAGTCTCACTTTCTACATGCACGACATCCTGGGCGGGACCCACCCCACCGCCCGGGCAGTCACCGGCATAGTCAATAGCGTCGCGGCCGCCGGCATGCTCGCCTTCGCCCAGCCAACGGACGTCTTCCTCGGCAACGGCGGTGTCCCGCTCCCCAACGCCAACGGCCAGAACGTGGACACCAACGGCGGCACCGTCCAGTCGTTCCTGACGGGCCTGGGCGGCGTCACGGCCTTGCAGGTTGGCAGCGCCGCCGGGGGGCAGAACCAGCCGTTCGTGAACGGCGGCCAGCTGCCTCTGGGGGCGACGCTGGAGAAGCTGGAGTTCGGCACCATTACCGTCATAGACGACCAGCTGACCCAGGGCGACGAGCTGGGTTCCCCCGTGGTGGGCAAGGCCCAGGGCTTCTACGTGGCCAGCTCTGAGGACGGCAGCAGCCAGACCTTGGCCTTCACGGCCCTGCTGGAGAGCGGCGGCTTCGCTGACAGCCTCAGCTTCTTCGGCGTGCACCGCACCGCCGTCTCGGAGTCGTACATCGCCGTCATCGGCGGCACCGGAAAGTACGTCAACGCCAAGGGCCACGCCTCCATCCGAACCCTCCCTCCGGTCAACACCCACGAGACGGACGGCGCACAGACCGTGCTGCAGTTCGAGGTCTACCTCTCCTACTAG
- the LOC116254961 gene encoding dirigent protein 24-like, whose protein sequence is MARFETTHVLVLGLVTLLALGLAPAISARTLLDDAGMLAPLSGPLLDPSTTTTTTATFPNSPTVGPAVVPLAPLSTPALEPPTTTGTATFPNPPTVGQAVVPPSGDHTLAFFMHDILGGTHATARPVTGIVNGVDANGHLAFGKSTDFFPPTGGVPLPDSNGIGSFPVTDGNVQPFLTGLGGTTAVQESGAVGGNLPFVNAGQLPIGATLGRLEFGTITVIDDELTQGHELGSPAVGRAQGFYLASSEDGSSQTMVFTAMLGSDGGAVDTISFFGVHRTAVPESHIAVIGGTGRYENAKGYATIQTLHPADTHETDGVETVLQFQVYLS, encoded by the coding sequence ATGGCACGGTTCGAAACCACCCACGTCTTGGTGCTTGGACTCGTGACCCTCCTAGCACTTGGACTCGCCCCGGCCATCTCGGCTCGAACCCTCCTTGACGATGCTGGCATGCTCGCACCCTTATCAGGCCCACTGCTCGACCCATCGACCACCACAACCACAACGGCGACCTTTCCGAACTCACCCACCGTGGGTCCAGCCGTGGTCCCGTTGGCACCCTTGTCAACCCCAGCACTCGAACCTCCGACCACCACCGGGACCGCGACATTCCCGAACCCACCCACCGTGGGTCAGGCCGTCGTTCCGCCCAGTGGGGACCACACTCTCGCTTTCTTCATGCACGACATCTTAGGCGGGACCCACGCCACTGCCCGGCCGGTCACCGGCATAGTCAACGGCGTGGACGCCAACGGCCACCTCGCCTTCGGCAAGTCCACCGACTTCTTCCCCCCCACCGGCGGGGTCCCGCTCCCCGACTCCAACGGCATCGGCAGCTTTCCGGTCACCGACGGCAACGTCCAGCCGTTCCTCACCGGCCTCGGCGGGACCACGGCCGTGCAGGAGAGCGGCGCCGTGGGCGGGAACCTGCCCTTCGTGAACGCCGGCCAGCTGCCCATCGGCGCCACGCTCGGGAGGCTGGAGTTCGGCACCATAACGGTCATCGACGACGAGCTGACGCAGGGGCACGAGCTGGGCTCGCCCGCCGTCGGCAGGGCCCAGGGCTTCTACCTGGCCAGCTCGGAGGACGGCAGCAGCCAGACCATGGTTTTCACGGCCATGCTGGGGAGCGACGGGGGAGCCGTCGACACCATCAGCTTCTTCGGCGTACACCGGACCGCCGTGCCGGAGTCGCACATAGCCGTCATCGGCGGAACCGGCAGGTATGAGAACGCCAAGGGGTACGCCACTATCCAGACCCTCCATCCGGCCGACACCCATGAGACCGACGGCGTGGAGACGGTGCTACAGTTCCAAGTCTACCTCTCTTGA